A genomic segment from Janthinobacterium sp. 64 encodes:
- a CDS encoding T6SS immunity protein Tli4 family protein → MLNYKKILIIAIIALPSRIMANETILSKKHEENKMHTNTIPIKKIENLFQKTKKLCFGRYLLNLPNEAELIIGNSEVELFKGGPESLKHQAEIDLKKIRSLNISPEIIYNGNGPIENSWQLRYYNSRSAKEDNFIIYRTLVNKGNFIFAIGDAVDNGDTERATAERQFLQAKNLRLRATEEIPVTPGLCVEHGFISENQYKYQEIDDVGIFLPSLPDVTFSISSNKDAYGDYPPTEFESRLRGELSLLSRIQDAKKMQGNHYPKRTLLREGKRNVQHWKGEESLIRRTDGVHDFEWAFVGKPKDIANPSVLEAHMYTKVAHNMVGAAEAASLTDEEAIALWDKLLSGLKFRVKVPGAPPGSYYIDPDKPVQ, encoded by the coding sequence ATGTTAAATTATAAAAAAATTCTCATTATTGCGATAATTGCACTACCGTCAAGGATAATGGCAAATGAAACAATTTTAAGTAAAAAACATGAGGAAAATAAAATGCATACAAACACAATACCAATAAAAAAAATAGAAAATTTATTTCAAAAAACAAAAAAACTTTGCTTTGGAAGATATTTATTAAATCTACCAAACGAGGCAGAGTTAATAATCGGAAATTCTGAAGTTGAACTATTTAAAGGAGGACCTGAATCTCTAAAACATCAAGCAGAAATTGACTTAAAAAAAATACGATCTTTAAATATTTCCCCTGAAATTATTTATAATGGAAATGGACCAATAGAAAACAGTTGGCAACTTCGATATTACAATAGCAGATCAGCCAAAGAAGACAATTTCATAATTTATCGAACCTTAGTTAACAAAGGGAATTTCATATTTGCCATAGGCGACGCAGTAGATAATGGTGACACCGAAAGAGCAACAGCGGAAAGACAATTCCTTCAAGCAAAAAATCTGCGTTTGCGTGCTACTGAAGAAATTCCGGTCACGCCTGGCCTTTGCGTAGAGCATGGATTCATAAGTGAAAATCAGTATAAATATCAAGAAATAGACGACGTAGGTATTTTTTTACCCAGCTTGCCAGATGTTACTTTCTCCATCAGTTCAAATAAGGATGCATACGGTGACTACCCGCCGACAGAATTTGAATCAAGGTTGCGTGGAGAACTATCACTACTCAGTCGCATACAAGACGCAAAAAAAATGCAAGGCAATCACTATCCCAAGCGCACCTTGCTGCGCGAGGGCAAACGCAACGTCCAGCACTGGAAAGGCGAGGAATCGTTGATACGGCGTACCGATGGCGTCCATGATTTTGAATGGGCATTTGTAGGCAAACCGAAAGACATCGCGAATCCATCTGTGCTGGAGGCGCATATGTACACCAAAGTCGCCCACAACATGGTCGGCGCCGCCGAAGCCGCGTCGCTGACGGACGAAGAGGCCATCGCCTTGTGGGACAAGCTGCTGTCCGGCTTGAAGTTCCGGGTGAAAGTGCCGGGTGCGCCGCCGGGCTCGTACTACATCGATCCGGACAAGCCGGTGCAGTGA
- a CDS encoding GNAT family N-acetyltransferase gives MPITLRPALLLDIDALWALRTVAVRVGCATHYAPEQITVWTASPVPPAYAAMLAAGGGIVAMQDEAIAGYAMLDIDKHEVDAVFVDPARAGLGIGKRLLAALEQLARGRSIARLHLSASLNAVPFYAAAGFTALREETYAHPSGISLASVAMEKVLAAA, from the coding sequence ATGCCCATCACCCTGCGCCCCGCCCTGCTCCTTGACATCGACGCCCTGTGGGCCCTGCGCACGGTGGCCGTGCGCGTCGGTTGCGCAACGCATTATGCGCCGGAGCAAATTACTGTGTGGACGGCCTCGCCTGTACCGCCAGCGTATGCCGCCATGCTGGCTGCCGGTGGCGGCATCGTGGCGATGCAGGACGAGGCCATTGCCGGCTACGCCATGCTGGATATAGATAAACACGAAGTCGATGCCGTGTTCGTCGATCCGGCCCGTGCGGGCCTGGGCATCGGCAAGCGGCTGCTGGCGGCGCTGGAGCAGCTGGCACGCGGGCGCAGCATTGCTCGCCTGCACCTGTCCGCGTCGCTCAATGCCGTGCCGTTTTACGCGGCGGCCGGCTTTACGGCCTTGCGCGAGGAAACGTATGCGCATCCCAGCGGCATCAGCCTGGCCAGCGTAGCGATGGAAAAGGTGCTGGCGGCCGCCTGA
- a CDS encoding Imm1 family immunity protein produces the protein MTMELNLHGEPRVVDSVPALEQTLLDARALAQCELWLTLATEAEQGPALCMLRNGGNAWLMYLSGQDELSFHSLGDEEETGECSYLLSNGQVDVYPEAWCVDVEQCQQACIAFFKTGGARPAGIAWEAD, from the coding sequence ATGACGATGGAACTGAATCTGCATGGCGAGCCGCGTGTGGTCGATAGCGTGCCCGCGCTGGAGCAGACGCTGCTGGACGCGCGTGCGCTGGCCCAGTGCGAGCTGTGGCTGACCCTGGCGACGGAGGCGGAGCAGGGCCCGGCCCTGTGCATGCTGCGCAATGGCGGCAACGCCTGGCTCATGTATCTGTCGGGTCAGGACGAGCTGAGCTTTCACTCTTTGGGCGACGAGGAGGAAACGGGGGAATGCAGCTACCTGCTGTCCAATGGCCAGGTGGATGTGTATCCGGAAGCGTGGTGCGTGGATGTGGAACAATGCCAGCAGGCTTGCATCGCGTTTTTCAAAACAGGCGGCGCGCGGCCGGCCGGCATCGCGTGGGAAGCGGATTGA
- a CDS encoding esterase/lipase family protein, whose translation MSDDNDLNEHGNHQGEFRQTVGGWAEYTVHMTEIEDTIRHDVTIPPRKIIPIIFLPGVMGSNLRMTKQRQDDLKRPDNRSWRPDDMVDKSGNLAVATGSGLGGWFKGASPRDRQLVFDPNETEVEYYQYSIENERFFPGGDVTKGSDARHNNVPDDFLGVPPLISISPKKNSQVDAIQKPGVAGKFIPREIRETPAHIARWRGWSEVLFAGAYGEMLQKTEFFMNNITKKGQVLPHWKIDPSDQFTGRYSYGQQAYPSVAKLLIKDPKEFGGSSGIPINNSDMVKISPCWYPVHALGYNFLQSNAITAITIAKRIRGIVIGYQKCGFKCSEVILVTHSMGGLLARALMHPRYGNMLNDKSVKILGIYHNVMPTLGAASAYKRMRFGFKEKSGPINTLEAKIFGIDGQHATAILANAPAPLEMLPSMAYGQEWIKVVDATDKLLWSWPRGKDSALESIYLQPANAWWRMINPSWVNPANIPPKKGGGINNVMRRLKDASELLKEIEKIFHPNTYASYCASKEFLSYGEITFKVTEGLEIKNSSDSEKIIPSPNKWQLLTDDAKGNLTVQAGTRVLKLKLQPPNSTGDETVPSDRSAKHIPGEKFSHGAKSENGYEHQNSYSHPHVLASMLYSIVQIAKKAEWE comes from the coding sequence ATGAGTGATGATAACGACTTGAATGAACACGGCAATCACCAAGGCGAGTTTCGGCAGACTGTTGGTGGGTGGGCTGAATACACGGTTCATATGACGGAAATAGAAGATACGATTCGTCATGACGTCACGATTCCACCCAGAAAAATCATACCGATTATATTTTTACCCGGCGTTATGGGTAGCAATTTAAGAATGACAAAACAACGTCAAGACGATCTGAAGCGACCGGATAACAGATCATGGAGACCAGATGACATGGTCGACAAATCTGGTAATTTGGCGGTTGCAACCGGTAGTGGTTTAGGTGGTTGGTTTAAGGGAGCATCCCCCAGAGATCGACAATTGGTCTTTGATCCAAATGAAACTGAAGTTGAGTACTATCAATATTCTATCGAAAATGAGCGCTTCTTCCCTGGTGGAGACGTAACCAAAGGATCTGACGCCCGTCATAACAACGTCCCTGACGATTTTCTTGGTGTTCCTCCATTGATTTCTATTAGTCCTAAAAAAAATTCTCAGGTAGATGCAATTCAGAAACCTGGTGTAGCGGGAAAATTCATTCCCCGTGAAATACGTGAAACGCCAGCACATATTGCACGGTGGCGTGGATGGAGTGAAGTTCTTTTCGCCGGCGCGTATGGCGAAATGCTTCAAAAAACAGAATTTTTCATGAACAATATAACAAAAAAAGGGCAAGTTTTACCTCACTGGAAAATTGACCCGTCCGATCAATTCACTGGCAGATATTCATATGGCCAACAAGCCTATCCGTCTGTGGCCAAGCTTCTTATAAAAGATCCAAAAGAATTTGGTGGCTCCTCCGGAATACCAATTAACAATTCTGACATGGTCAAGATTTCTCCATGCTGGTATCCGGTCCATGCATTGGGATACAACTTTTTACAGAGCAATGCCATTACCGCTATTACTATTGCCAAACGCATACGCGGCATAGTAATAGGCTATCAGAAATGCGGCTTCAAATGCAGTGAGGTCATTCTCGTCACACATAGCATGGGAGGTCTGCTCGCCCGAGCCTTAATGCATCCGAGATATGGAAATATGCTTAATGATAAAAGTGTAAAAATACTTGGAATATATCATAATGTGATGCCTACCTTAGGGGCTGCCAGTGCATACAAACGCATGCGTTTCGGCTTTAAGGAAAAGAGTGGCCCAATTAATACTCTCGAAGCCAAAATTTTTGGCATTGATGGCCAACACGCCACCGCAATTCTCGCAAATGCACCTGCACCATTAGAAATGTTGCCAAGCATGGCATATGGTCAAGAATGGATCAAGGTTGTTGATGCAACAGATAAATTACTTTGGAGCTGGCCACGAGGTAAGGATAGTGCGCTAGAAAGTATCTACTTACAACCTGCGAATGCTTGGTGGAGGATGATAAATCCTTCCTGGGTGAACCCTGCAAATATTCCGCCAAAAAAAGGGGGCGGCATCAACAATGTCATGCGACGATTGAAAGATGCATCAGAATTATTAAAAGAAATAGAAAAAATATTTCATCCAAATACATATGCAAGCTATTGTGCCTCAAAAGAATTCTTAAGCTATGGAGAAATCACTTTCAAAGTTACCGAGGGTTTGGAAATTAAAAACTCATCCGACTCGGAAAAAATTATACCATCACCAAATAAGTGGCAGCTATTGACTGACGATGCAAAAGGCAACCTTACTGTACAAGCTGGAACACGTGTTTTGAAACTAAAATTACAACCACCAAATTCTACTGGCGATGAAACTGTCCCATCGGATCGCTCAGCAAAACACATACCTGGGGAAAAATTTTCCCATGGCGCCAAATCTGAAAATGGATATGAACATCAAAATAGCTACTCTCATCCACATGTCCTGGCATCTATGCTCTATTCAATTGTGCAAATTGCCAAAAAAGCAGAATGGGAATGA